Proteins found in one Desulfovibrio gilichinskyi genomic segment:
- a CDS encoding amidohydrolase family protein — MIIYNCHLHTFTIDHVPPRFIGIDLTLLQKNSFVRKILQSLLRITIPHKNKDLFDRYATFLSTAGEKTQHQVFLKVRECYPPETKFVILPMDMEFMGAGKPSKSIEQQHDELAKLRDSFPNQIIPFAAIDPRRPDVLSMLKDLVEKKQFKGIKLYPPLGYFPYDERLNPIYEFAETKNIPIIAHCASATVHSRDLGKEECSNYANPDHYKSILKKYKDLKICLAHFGGEAAWKDYLENPSLTSSANTNWMAKIMAMIGSGEYENLYTDISYSIFNFKENAKILKVLLENEKLRTKVLFGSDFYLSTQKGFPEKKLSLFLRSTLGEDKFWQIANTNPLNFL, encoded by the coding sequence ATGATCATTTATAATTGTCACTTACACACTTTCACGATTGATCATGTTCCACCTCGATTTATCGGTATAGATTTGACGCTATTACAAAAAAATTCTTTCGTGAGGAAAATTTTGCAGTCACTTCTCCGAATAACAATTCCGCACAAAAACAAGGATTTGTTTGACCGGTATGCAACTTTCTTATCTACAGCAGGAGAAAAAACTCAGCATCAAGTTTTTCTGAAAGTACGTGAATGTTACCCTCCAGAAACTAAATTTGTGATATTACCGATGGATATGGAGTTTATGGGAGCGGGGAAACCTTCAAAATCAATTGAACAACAACATGATGAATTAGCAAAACTTCGAGATTCTTTTCCAAATCAAATTATCCCCTTCGCTGCAATTGATCCTCGCCGTCCAGATGTTCTTTCAATGCTTAAGGATTTAGTTGAAAAAAAACAATTCAAAGGAATTAAGTTATATCCTCCACTCGGATATTTTCCATATGATGAAAGACTAAATCCTATTTATGAATTTGCAGAAACAAAGAACATTCCTATCATTGCACACTGTGCCTCAGCCACAGTACATAGCCGTGATTTAGGCAAAGAAGAATGCAGTAACTATGCAAATCCTGATCACTACAAATCAATTTTAAAAAAATATAAAGACCTAAAAATATGTTTAGCTCATTTCGGAGGTGAAGCCGCTTGGAAGGATTATCTGGAAAATCCTAGTCTAACCTCATCTGCAAATACAAATTGGATGGCTAAAATAATGGCAATGATAGGGTCAGGAGAATATGAGAATCTTTATACAGATATATCCTACTCTATTTTTAACTTTAAAGAGAACGCTAAGATACTAAAAGTCTTACTTGAAAATGAAAAGTTAAGAACAAAAGTTCTCTTCGGGTCAGACTTTTACCTCAGCACACAGAAAGGTTTTCCTGAGAAAAAATTATCTCTTTTCCTTAGATCAACACTTGGTGAAGATAAATTTTGGCAAATTGCAAACACCAATCCTTTAAATTTTTTATAG